From a single Nicotiana tomentosiformis chromosome 2, ASM39032v3, whole genome shotgun sequence genomic region:
- the LOC138905590 gene encoding protein GLUTAMINE DUMPER 2-like, which yields MRAVATNSTSISNGSTMSSNGSTSLLHWRSPLPYLFGSLALTLTLIAVALLFLVCSYRKRSSSTATDDEKSAYSDHKTSGSVEMTPKIVVIMAGDQKPTHLAVPLSSSSQL from the coding sequence ATGAGGGCTGTAGCCACAAACTCAACCTCCATCTCCAATGGTAGTACTATGAGCTCAAATGGTAGTACTTCATTGTTGCATTGGAGATCTCCACTTCCTTACCTTTTTGGAAGTTTAGCATTAACGTTAACACTCATTGCCGTGGCACTTCTCTTCCTCGTTTGTTCCTATCGTAAACGGTCGTCTTCCACGGCAACTGACGACGAGAAATCTGCATATTCTGATCACAAGACAAGTGGTAGTGTGGAGATGACTCCAAAGATCGTCGTTATCATGGCTGGTGACCAGAAACCGACCCACCTCGCTGTTCCACTTTCTTCATCTTCTCAACTATAG